The following are from one region of the Zonotrichia albicollis isolate bZonAlb1 chromosome 15, bZonAlb1.hap1, whole genome shotgun sequence genome:
- the HAND1 gene encoding heart- and neural crest derivatives-expressed protein 1 isoform X2 produces the protein MNLVGGYQHHHHHHHHHHMLHDPFLFGPAARCHQERAYFPGWVLNPAEATPELAGQSPNYGPAEYGPAGPGRLEALSGRLGRRKGVGAPKKERRRTESINSAFAELRECIPNVPADTKLSKIKTLRLATSYIAYLMEVLAKDSQPGDTEGFKAELKKADGRENKRKRETPEVYSQPLGHGEKKLKGRTGWPQQVWALELNP, from the exons ATGAACCTGGTGGGGGGCTACCAgcatcaccaccaccaccaccatcaccaCCACATGCTGCACGACCCTTTCCTCTTCGGGCCGGCGGCGCGGTGCCACCAGGAGCGCGCCTACTTCCCCGGCTGGGTGCTCAACCCGGCCGAGGCCACCCCCGAGCTCGCCGGGCAGAGCCCCAACTACGGCCCCGCCGAGTATGGcccggccggcccggggcggctGGAGGCTCTCAGCGGCCGCCTGGGACGGCGAAAAGGCGTCGGGGCACCCAAGAAGGAGCGGCGGAGGACGGAGAGCATCAACAGCGCCTTCGCCGAGCTCCGCGAGTGCATCCCCAACGTGCCCGCCGACACCAAGCTCTCCAAGATCAAGACCCTGCGCCTGGCCACCAGCTACATCGCCTACCTGATGGAGGTGCTGGCCAAGGACAGCCAGCCCGGCGACACCGAGGGCTTCAAAGCCGAACTCAAGAAGGCGGACGGCAGGGAGAacaagaggaaaagggagaCG CCCGAGGTCTATTCGCAACCTCTGGGGCACGGCGAGAAGAAGCTGAAGGGCCGGACGGGCTGGCCCCAGCAGGTCTGGGCTCTGGAACTGAACCCCTGA
- the HAND1 gene encoding heart- and neural crest derivatives-expressed protein 1 isoform X1, producing the protein MNLVGGYQHHHHHHHHHHMLHDPFLFGPAARCHQERAYFPGWVLNPAEATPELAGQSPNYGPAEYGPAGPGRLEALSGRLGRRKGVGAPKKERRRTESINSAFAELRECIPNVPADTKLSKIKTLRLATSYIAYLMEVLAKDSQPGDTEGFKAELKKADGRENKRKRETQPEVYSQPLGHGEKKLKGRTGWPQQVWALELNP; encoded by the exons ATGAACCTGGTGGGGGGCTACCAgcatcaccaccaccaccaccatcaccaCCACATGCTGCACGACCCTTTCCTCTTCGGGCCGGCGGCGCGGTGCCACCAGGAGCGCGCCTACTTCCCCGGCTGGGTGCTCAACCCGGCCGAGGCCACCCCCGAGCTCGCCGGGCAGAGCCCCAACTACGGCCCCGCCGAGTATGGcccggccggcccggggcggctGGAGGCTCTCAGCGGCCGCCTGGGACGGCGAAAAGGCGTCGGGGCACCCAAGAAGGAGCGGCGGAGGACGGAGAGCATCAACAGCGCCTTCGCCGAGCTCCGCGAGTGCATCCCCAACGTGCCCGCCGACACCAAGCTCTCCAAGATCAAGACCCTGCGCCTGGCCACCAGCTACATCGCCTACCTGATGGAGGTGCTGGCCAAGGACAGCCAGCCCGGCGACACCGAGGGCTTCAAAGCCGAACTCAAGAAGGCGGACGGCAGGGAGAacaagaggaaaagggagaCG CAGCCCGAGGTCTATTCGCAACCTCTGGGGCACGGCGAGAAGAAGCTGAAGGGCCGGACGGGCTGGCCCCAGCAGGTCTGGGCTCTGGAACTGAACCCCTGA
- the SAP30L gene encoding histone deacetylase complex subunit SAP30L, producing MNGFSTEEDSRDGPPAAPFYGQSCCLIDDGDRCVRPAGNASFSKRIQKSISQKKLKLDIDKSVRHLYICDFHKNFIQSVRNKRKRKTSDDGGDSPEHDTDVPEVDLFQLQVNTLRRYKRHYKLQTRPGLNKAQLAETVSRHFRNIPVNEKETLAYFIYMVKNNKSRLDQKSEGSKQLD from the exons ATGAATGGGTTCAGCACCGAGGAGGACAGCCGGGATgggccgcccgccgcccccttttacggccagagctgctgcctcatcGACGACGGGGACCGCTGCGTGCGCCCCGCCGGCAACGCGTCCTTCAGCAAGAGGATCCAGAAGAGCATCTCGCAGAAGAAGCTGAAGCTGGACATCGACAAAAGT GTGAGACATCTGTACATTTGTGATTTCCACAAAAACTTCATTCAGAGTGTTCGGAacaagaggaagaggaagacgAGCGATGATGGAGGCGACTCTCCTGAGCACGACACAGATGTTCCAGAG GTTGACTTGTTCCAGCTCCAAGTGAACACCCTGCGACGTTACAAGAGACATTATAAGCTGCAGACTAGGCCTGGACTCAACAAGGCTCAGCTTGCAGAA ACTGTCAGTCGTCATTTCAGGAATATTCCGGTGAATGAGAAGGAGACACTTGCATATTTCATCTACATGGTGAAGAACAACAAGAGCAGGCTGGACCAGAAATCAGAAGGCAGCAAACAACTCGATTGA